Within the Deltaproteobacteria bacterium genome, the region ACCCAGGTGCAAACGGGCGCTGCCGCAACAACGGCACAATCAATACAGTATAATGCAATGGGCAATATTTTATCGCGCTCAGATATTGGTGATTATGCTTACAATGCTACCCAACCACATGCCGTAACCCAAGCAGGTAGTGAAACTTATAGTTATAATGAACTTGGGCAACAAATATCACGCACTAACAAGGGCCAAACCTTTATCACGAGCTACAATGCTTGGGGTAAATCCCATGAAGTACATGTTGGTTCAGCCTCTGGCTCGTTATTAGCTAGCTATAGTTATACAGCCGACGGTGAACGCTTAATTAAGCAAAGCACAACTGAAACCACAATTTATATTGGTAGTTTATATGAGCTACATATAAATAACGCTGGCACCAATGAGCAGTTTAATATCATAGCCGGTGATAAAATAGTGGCGGTAGCTAGACGCAATAATGCTATCCAAACAGATATTGCTTATCTTCATACTAATCATTTAGGCTCGCCAGAGTTGCTCACCGGTGCTATAAGCGGCGCTGTTTATCAGCAGTTTGACTATTGGGGTAAACAAATCGTTAAGCCGTCATTAGATGAACTCAAAGGCCAAGGCTTAGGCTATACTGGTCATGAAACAGAAGATGAGCAAGGGCTTATCAACATGGGTGGGCGTCAATACGACCCAAATTGTGGCCGTTTCACCACCGCTGACCCCGTAACCCAAGCAGTATATTTTAGCCTATCACTTAATCGTTATGCGTATGCGTTTAACAACCCCTTAAGCTTTATTGACCCTACTGGTTATGACAACGAAAGCATGACCAGCGACCCTTGGGATATGGCGTCGTATGACTTTGATGACTCATATGCTTGGAGCGAAGATTCATCAGGAAATTGGGTTGAAGTTTATGAATATGAGCCCACCAATGTTTCAATGCCCAGCATGCCTAATGACAATGCGGTTGTTACTAGCCAAGATTTCTCACATGGCAGCAATGCTATGGGGCCAACTGCTGGTATCGATCCGGCGTCAACACCAGTTTTATCTGCTTATAGCCCTGGTTCTCTTGTTAACCCATACATGAGCTATGGTGCGAGCGCCGAAGATTTATATTCAGCGCGAGTTGCTGGCGCTACGATGGGAATATTGACGGTATCGAGTTTCGGTATTCTTGGTGAGCCGAGTTTAAATGACCTACCGTTGACAAAAGAAGCCGAGCAAATGAAAACCTCGGGTGAATGCTGGATACATGAAGATGCGT harbors:
- a CDS encoding RHS repeat-associated core domain-containing protein; this translates as MSPRATIDTEGGLTRYYYDGSGKLWHVLDAMGNDTRILNDNYGRKVEVVDPDLGLSNFSYNAFGELIATNNTLESVQLTYDELGRLTSRQASYLYSNRVAETSTWVYDNASGAGIGKLHIATAPDGHRSLYEYDNFGRAILAINEVSLAGTITNYDVYTEYDVLGRPLRVTYPTALGESLVVQYQYDAYGPLTAIVPLEGFAGVNINANSGALWQLDAVDARGNNLQETFGDNTSTIRSYYERSGRVNDIITFASDNAILQHQIHTWDSNGNLATRDNALIANSNESFAYDKLNRLTQVQTGAAATTAQSIQYNAMGNILSRSDIGDYAYNATQPHAVTQAGSETYSYNELGQQISRTNKGQTFITSYNAWGKSHEVHVGSASGSLLASYSYTADGERLIKQSTTETTIYIGSLYELHINNAGTNEQFNIIAGDKIVAVARRNNAIQTDIAYLHTNHLGSPELLTGAISGAVYQQFDYWGKQIVKPSLDELKGQGLGYTGHETEDEQGLINMGGRQYDPNCGRFTTADPVTQAVYFSLSLNRYAYAFNNPLSFIDPTGYDNESMTSDPWDMASYDFDDSYAWSEDSSGNWVEVYEYEPTNVSMPSMPNDNAVVTSQDFSHGSNAMGPTAGIDPASTPVLSAYSPGSLVNPYMSYGASAEDLYSARVAGATMGILTVSSFGILGEPSLNDLPLTKEAEQMKTSGECWIHEDA